The genomic window CTGGTAGGCGTCCGCGTTGCGGTCCCACCAGCCACGACTGGCCCGGCTGCTCTCCGTGATCCCGGCGGTGCGCCGGGTAGCTTCAGGTTCAGGTCCTTGGATCATCGCGCCAGTCGTCGTACTCTCTGAAAAGACCTGCGGTCGGGGGACTTACGCCGGTTTGGTTCGTTACGCGCCCGGTGCGGTCTTCGTGCATTGACCGTGCCCGGCTGCCCCCGTATGCTACAAGTTGCGCTGCGAGCCTGCGCGCCTCAGACGGAGCAGGCCACGCTCGAATCTGTTGCATGATCCCCACGGCCGTCGGCCGTCGGTATCGGGGCAGGATTGAAAAAGGCTCCAGGCGTAGCAGTACCTACGACTTACTGTCCGTACCGGAGTCCTTTCCCTAATGACGAGCAGCACCGAGGCCCCTCGTACCACCCCGCAGGTGGCGGTCAACGACATCGGCAACGAGGAAGCTTTCCTCGCCGCGATCGACGAGACGATCAAGTACTTCAACGACGGCGACATCGTCGACGGCGTCATCGTGAAGGTCGACCGGGACGAGGTCCTGCTCGACATCGGTTACAAGACCGAAGGTGTCATCCCCTCCCGCGAGCTCTCCATCAAGCACGACGTCGACCCCAACGAGGTCGTCGCCGTGGGCGATGAGATCGAGGCCCTGGTTCTCCAGAAGGAGGACAAGGAAGGCCGCCTGATCCTCTCGAAGAAGCGTGCGCAGTACGAGCGCGCTTGGGGCACGATCGAGAAGATCAAGGAAGAGGACGGCATCGTCACCGGTACCGTCATCGAGGTCGTCAAGGGCGGCCTCATCCTCGACATCGGCCTGCGCGGCTTCCTGCCCGCGTCGCTGGTCGAGATGCGGCGCGTGCGCGACCTGCAGCCCTACGTGGGCAAGGAGCTCGAAGCCAAGATCATCGAGCTGGACAAGAACCGCAACAACGTGGTCCTGTCCCGCCGTGCCTGGCTGGAGCAGACCCAGAGCGAGGTCCGCCAGACCTTCCTCACCACCCTGCAGAAGGGCCAGGTGCGCTCCGGCGTCGTCTCCTCCATCGTCAACTTCGGTGCGTTCGTGGACCTCGGCGGTGTCGACGGTCTGGTGCACGTCTCGGAGCTGTCCTGGAAGCACATCGACCACCCCTCCGAGGTGGTCGAGGTCGGCCAGGAGGTCACGGTCGAGGTCCTGGACGTCGACATGGACCGCGAGCGCGTCTCGCTGTCGCTGAAGGCGACCCAGGAAGACCCGTGGCAGCAGTTCGCCCGGACGCACCAGATCGGCCAGGTCGTGCCCGGCAAGGTCACCAAGCTCGTCCCGTTCGGTGCGTTCGTCCGCGTCGACGAGGGCATCGAGGGCCTGGTCCACATCTCCGAGCTGGCCGAGCGCCACGTGGAGATCCCGGAGCAGGTCGTCCAGGTCAACGACGAGATCTTCGTCAAGGTCATCGACATCGACCTGGAGCGGCGCCGGATCTCGCTGTCGCTCAAGCAGGCCAACGAGTCCTTCGGCAGCGACCCGGCCTCGGTCGAGTTCGACCCGACGCTCTACGGCATGGCCGCGTCGTACGACGACCAGGGGAACTACATCTACCCCGAGGGCTTCGACCCCGAGACCAACGACTGGCTCGAGGGCTACGACAAGCAGCGCGAGGAGTGGGAAGGCCAGTACGCCACGGCCCAGACCCGCTTCGAGCAGCACCAGGCCCAGGTCATCAAGTCCCGCGAGGCCGACGAGCAGGCGGCGGCCGAAGCCGGCTCCGCGGCTCCGGCTCCCGGCGGCACGGGCACCGGCGGCGGTTCGTACTCCTCGGAGTCCGACGACACCTCCGGCGCGCTGGCCTCCGACGAGGCCCTTGCGGCCCTGCGCGAGAAGCTGGCCGGCGGCCAGAGCTGACCGCTGACCGCAGCCGTCGCGGCCCCGCCCCCCTCTCCGGGGAGCGGGGCCGCGTTGTGTGCCGCGGCCGGGTCCGCCGGGCCGGGGCGGGAATGGCGGGCCCGGGTTGTTCGTTGTGGTGACAGAGAACGAGGAGGACGATCATCGTGCTGGATCCGCAAGGGCTGTACGAGTACGTGCCGGGCGGGGCCGAGGCCGTGGACGAAGCGGTCGGGGACGCGGGGCCCGTACTGCTGTACCACTTCGAGGGGTTCATGGACGCCGGTGAGACCGGTGAACAGATCAGCCAGCAGCTGCTCGACCGGCTCGACAACCAGCTCGTCGCGCGCTTCGACGCCGACCGGCTGGTGGACTACCGGGCCCGCCGCCCGCTGATGACCTTCGAACGCGACCACTGGACGTCATACGAGGCGCCGGAGATCGACCTCTACCTGGTGCGCGACACCACCGGCACCCCGTTCCTGCTGCTCACCGGCTCGGAACCGGACGTGGAGTGGGAGCGCTTCGCCACCGCGGTGCTGCAGGTCATCGAACGCCTCGGTGTCCGGCTCGCCATCAACTTCCACGGCATCCCGATGGGTGTCCCGCACACCCGCCCAGTCGGGCTCACCCCGCACGGCAACCGGGTCGATCTGATGCCGGGTCACCGTGCCTGGTTCGACGAGGCCCAGGTGCCGGGCAGCGCGTCCGCGCTGGTCGAGCTGCGGCTGGCCGAGGCCGGCCGCGACGTGCTCGGTGTCGCCGCGCACGTGCCGCACTACCTGGCGCGCTCCCCGTATCCGGACGCCGCGCTGGCCGTCCTGGAGGCGATCACCGCCGCCACCGGCCTGGTGCTGCCGGAGATCGCCCACGCCCTGCGCAACGAGGCACACACCGTGCGGGTCGAGATCGACCGGCAGGTCGCCGAGGGGGACGGCGAGCTGGTGTCCGTGGTGCGCGGCCTGGAGAGCCAGTACGACGCGGTCGCCGGGGCGCAGTCCCGCGACAGCCTGATCGCCGAGCCCGTCGACCTGCCCTCGGCCGACGACCTCGCGGCGGAGTTCGAGCGCTTCCTCGCCGACCGGGAGGACGACGGCGGCCGCTGAGCGGATCGCCCGGCAGGCCGCTGGGTAGGCTGGCGGCCATGCTGACT from Streptomyces sp. NBC_01198 includes these protein-coding regions:
- the rpsA gene encoding 30S ribosomal protein S1; translation: MTSSTEAPRTTPQVAVNDIGNEEAFLAAIDETIKYFNDGDIVDGVIVKVDRDEVLLDIGYKTEGVIPSRELSIKHDVDPNEVVAVGDEIEALVLQKEDKEGRLILSKKRAQYERAWGTIEKIKEEDGIVTGTVIEVVKGGLILDIGLRGFLPASLVEMRRVRDLQPYVGKELEAKIIELDKNRNNVVLSRRAWLEQTQSEVRQTFLTTLQKGQVRSGVVSSIVNFGAFVDLGGVDGLVHVSELSWKHIDHPSEVVEVGQEVTVEVLDVDMDRERVSLSLKATQEDPWQQFARTHQIGQVVPGKVTKLVPFGAFVRVDEGIEGLVHISELAERHVEIPEQVVQVNDEIFVKVIDIDLERRRISLSLKQANESFGSDPASVEFDPTLYGMAASYDDQGNYIYPEGFDPETNDWLEGYDKQREEWEGQYATAQTRFEQHQAQVIKSREADEQAAAEAGSAAPAPGGTGTGGGSYSSESDDTSGALASDEALAALREKLAGGQS
- a CDS encoding PAC2 family protein — encoded protein: MLDPQGLYEYVPGGAEAVDEAVGDAGPVLLYHFEGFMDAGETGEQISQQLLDRLDNQLVARFDADRLVDYRARRPLMTFERDHWTSYEAPEIDLYLVRDTTGTPFLLLTGSEPDVEWERFATAVLQVIERLGVRLAINFHGIPMGVPHTRPVGLTPHGNRVDLMPGHRAWFDEAQVPGSASALVELRLAEAGRDVLGVAAHVPHYLARSPYPDAALAVLEAITAATGLVLPEIAHALRNEAHTVRVEIDRQVAEGDGELVSVVRGLESQYDAVAGAQSRDSLIAEPVDLPSADDLAAEFERFLADREDDGGR